CGAAAGTCGATGTACTTCCCCCAAAAAGAGTGTCATCGACTCACACAGACCTATAATTAATTTAAGAACTTGTGATATGTTAACACAAATCATTAATGCGCGCATCCTCACCCCTCAGGGCTGGTTGAAGGATGGGTCCGTACTTATTCGTGATCATAAAATTCTGGAAGTGACTAACTGCGACCTGGCGGTTATCGGAGCAAAACTGATTGATGCCAAGGGCATGTATATCGTTCCGGGAGGAGTAGAAATTCATGTTCATGGCGGTGGTGGAAGAGACTTTATGGAGGGGACGGAAGACGCCTTCCGGACAGCGATTAAAGCTCACATGCAACACGGAACTACCAGTATTTTCCCCACACTTTCTTCTTCTACTATTCCTATGATCCGTGCAGCCGCAGAAACAACTGAAAAGATGATGGCAGAGCCGGACAGTCCCGTACTCGGCCTGCATCTGGAAGGACATTACTTCAATATGGAGATGGCAGGCGGACAGATTCCGGAGAATATCAAAAATCCTGATCCGGAAGAGTATATCCCTTTGCTGGAAGAAACCCATTGCATCAAACGTTGGGATGCGGCACCGGAACTTCCGGGGGCTATGCAGTTCGGAAAGTATATCACCGCAAAAGGCGTATTGGCATCTGTAGGACATACACAGGCTGAATTTGAAGATATCCAGACTGCGTATGAGGCAGGATATACGCATGCTACACATTTCTACAATGCTATGCCCGGATTTCACAAACGGAAGGAATATAAGTATGAAGGTACGGTAGAAAGTATTTATTT
This sequence is a window from Bacteroides thetaiotaomicron VPI-5482. Protein-coding genes within it:
- the nagA gene encoding N-acetylglucosamine-6-phosphate deacetylase; this encodes MLTQIINARILTPQGWLKDGSVLIRDHKILEVTNCDLAVIGAKLIDAKGMYIVPGGVEIHVHGGGGRDFMEGTEDAFRTAIKAHMQHGTTSIFPTLSSSTIPMIRAAAETTEKMMAEPDSPVLGLHLEGHYFNMEMAGGQIPENIKNPDPEEYIPLLEETHCIKRWDAAPELPGAMQFGKYITAKGVLASVGHTQAEFEDIQTAYEAGYTHATHFYNAMPGFHKRKEYKYEGTVESIYLIDDMTVEVVADGIHVPPTILRLVYKIKGVERTCLITDALACAASDSKTAFDPRVIIEDGVCKLADRSALAGSVATMDRLIRTMVQNAEIPLADAVRMASETPARIMGVLDRKGTLERGKDADIIALDRDLNVRAVWAMGQLVEGTNKLF